The genomic stretch AAACTGGTTTTAATAGGCTGATTTTTAAAAATTAATTTTCGCTTAAGGTGAGTGTGTTATTCATAAACTCCCGCGTTTTACCCCGTTTTTTTCTTCTCATTTTTGTGACGAATCTCTCAATTTTTCGCTCATGTTTTTCGATCTGCTGCCGGGGATGACGCTGGCTAAATGAGGAAGCCTGAGTAAATAAAAGAGGCTATTATTTGCCTTTGCCTGTCTGTGCGAACGTGACTCATTGACCCAAAGCAAAGCGTGCCGCTGCCAGCGCGTGCAGTTGCGTGGTATCCAACTGCGGAATCATCACATCATCCGGGCGGATCAATAGCGGTAATTCAGTACACCCTAATATCACGCCCTGCGCGCCGTTTTGCTGCAGATCGGCAATGATGCGGCAGAGAACCTGACGAGATTCATCGCGAATCTGCCCAAGGCAGAGTTCATCGAAAATGATGCGATTGATTTCATCACGTTGTAGCGGGTCGGGTATCAGCACCCGGATGCCGAAACGCTCAGTCAGGCGGCCGCGATAGAAGCTCTGTTCCATGGTATAGCGGGTGCCCAGCAGCGCGACGGTGGCGAGTTGTTGCCGCTGTATTTCGGCCGCGGCGGCGTCAGCGATATGGATTATTGGCAACTGACAACGCTGTTCGACCTGGTCGGCGACTTTATGCATGGTGTTGGTACAGATGACAATGGCATCTGCGCCAGCCTGCTTCAGCCCGATGGCGGCCTGTGACAAGTAATCGGCCGCGGCCTCCCAGTCGCCGGAAGACTGCATTTTTTCGATATCATAAAAATCAACGCTATGCAGCAGCAACCGGGCGGAATGCAGCCCACCTAATGTCTCTTTCACATATTGATTGATGATACGGTAATAAGGCAGGGTCGACTCCCAGCTCATACCGCCAAGTAACCCCAGCATTTTCTGCATAGTTGTTTGGGATGACCAAAAAAAGTGGCTAACTGCGTGTAAGATACCAAATAATGCGGTTGTGGCTTATAAATATGCGGAGTGAATGGAGTCAGTTCGCTTTTTTATCATGTTTTATCACTTTTTGGTGATGTTCGGCTGGACAAATGCGCCGCTACTTGCTGTACTGTATTTGACACAGATTTTGTGTCGTTCATTCATGTAAAGGTAAGTTTGATGTCTAAGATTAAAGGTAGCGTTAAGTGGTTTAATGAGTCCAAAGGATTCGGTTTCATTACTCCGGAAGATGGCAGCAAGGACGTATTCGTTCACTTCTCTGCTATCCAGAGCAACGGTTTCAAAACCCTGGCTGAAGGTCAGCGCGTAGAGTTTGAAATCACCAGCGGCGCTAAAGGACCTTCTGCTGCTAACGTTATCGCTATTTAATTATACCGATTTCCTGAAAAACCCGCCTGATGGCGGGTTTTTATTTTGTATCTTCTTTATCCCATCTCTCAGTGGGCGCTCAGCCAGCCTACCAGCGCAAACGCCAGCGCCGTCATGATCAGTGAACCGAGCAGATTGAGCAGCAAATTGAACAGCGCTGCGGCCCATTCGCCGCTCTGCAGCAGGGCAATCATTTCGTAGGAAAAAGTCGAGAACGTTGTCAGCCCGCCGCAAAAACCGGTTGTGAGCAACAGTTTCCAGTGTGGCGGAAGGTCGGGCTGGCGCATGAAATAGCTCATGGCCGCGCCGATAATGAAGGCGCCGATCAGGTTGGCCAGCAGTGTGCCGGCGGGAATCTGGGGAAACAGGTTATTAAAGCGCACGCTGAGTTGCCAGCGCGCGACGCTGCCAATCCCGCCGCCAATAAAAACAGCAAGTAACGTACTATACATAGTCACCTTTTCATTCAAGGGTAAGTTGGGCTAATCTCGAAAGGGCACGCCCGATTGAGGGACTCGTAGACATCATCAGCCGAAGGCGGTTATGGAGGAATGTCATCTCCGTTACTGGCTATTAAAGTTTAC from Dickeya fangzhongdai encodes the following:
- a CDS encoding aspartate/glutamate racemase family protein; translated protein: MQKMLGLLGGMSWESTLPYYRIINQYVKETLGGLHSARLLLHSVDFYDIEKMQSSGDWEAAADYLSQAAIGLKQAGADAIVICTNTMHKVADQVEQRCQLPIIHIADAAAAEIQRQQLATVALLGTRYTMEQSFYRGRLTERFGIRVLIPDPLQRDEINRIIFDELCLGQIRDESRQVLCRIIADLQQNGAQGVILGCTELPLLIRPDDVMIPQLDTTQLHALAAARFALGQ
- the cspE gene encoding transcription antiterminator/RNA stability regulator CspE; this translates as MSKIKGSVKWFNESKGFGFITPEDGSKDVFVHFSAIQSNGFKTLAEGQRVEFEITSGAKGPSAANVIAI
- the crcB gene encoding fluoride efflux transporter CrcB, which produces MYSTLLAVFIGGGIGSVARWQLSVRFNNLFPQIPAGTLLANLIGAFIIGAAMSYFMRQPDLPPHWKLLLTTGFCGGLTTFSTFSYEMIALLQSGEWAAALFNLLLNLLGSLIMTALAFALVGWLSAH